From the genome of Azospira restricta, one region includes:
- the fabG gene encoding 3-oxoacyl-ACP reductase FabG, producing the protein MAATNAKPRRALVTGGSGGIGAAICRALAAAGCEVLVHANRQLAKAEAIAEEIRAAGGQATALAFDVTDREATATALAAALEAGPIQILVNNAGIHADAVFPGMSGEQWDRVLDVSLNGFYNVTQPLTLPMLRTRWGRIVNISSVAAIAGNRGQVNYAAAKGALNAATKSLALELASRGVTVNAVAPGIIATEMSEGAFDADAIRKLVPMQRAGTAEEVAALVAFLASDAAAYISGQVISINGAMI; encoded by the coding sequence ATGGCAGCGACGAATGCGAAACCCCGACGCGCGCTGGTCACCGGCGGCAGCGGCGGCATCGGCGCGGCGATCTGCCGCGCGCTCGCCGCCGCCGGCTGCGAGGTGCTGGTGCATGCCAACCGCCAGCTGGCAAAGGCCGAGGCCATCGCCGAAGAAATCCGCGCCGCCGGCGGCCAGGCGACGGCGCTCGCCTTCGACGTCACCGACCGCGAAGCGACGGCGACGGCGCTCGCGGCCGCGCTCGAAGCGGGGCCGATCCAGATCCTCGTGAACAACGCTGGCATCCACGCCGACGCGGTCTTTCCCGGCATGTCCGGCGAGCAGTGGGACCGCGTGCTCGACGTCTCGCTGAACGGCTTCTACAACGTCACGCAGCCGCTGACGCTGCCGATGCTGCGCACGCGCTGGGGGCGCATCGTCAACATCTCGTCGGTGGCGGCGATCGCCGGCAACCGCGGCCAGGTGAACTACGCGGCGGCGAAGGGCGCACTGAACGCGGCGACCAAGTCGCTGGCGTTGGAACTGGCCAGCCGCGGCGTGACGGTCAATGCGGTCGCGCCCGGCATCATCGCCACCGAGATGAGCGAAGGCGCCTTCGATGCCGACGCGATCAGGAAGCTGGTGCCGATGCAGCGCGCCGGCACCGCGGAGGAAGTCGCGGCGCTCGTCGCCTTCCTCGCCTCGGACGCCGCCGCCTACATCTCCGGGCAGGTGATCTCGATCAACGGGGCGATGATCTGA
- a CDS encoding 3-hydroxylacyl-ACP dehydratase, which yields MSEAPVALDRDWIAAHIPHAGTMCLLDAVLDWTPETIRCRAASHRDAGNPLLADGRLGAACGIEYAAQAMAVHGALLATTGDKPRQGYLASVRGVDFCAERLDAVAGDLDIDAERLSGDGNNVLYQFAVRGDGRLLLAGRAAVILDAEGR from the coding sequence GTGAGCGAGGCACCGGTCGCACTCGACCGCGACTGGATCGCCGCGCACATCCCGCACGCCGGCACGATGTGCCTGCTCGACGCGGTGCTCGACTGGACGCCGGAGACGATCCGCTGCCGCGCGGCGAGCCACCGCGACGCCGGCAACCCGCTGCTCGCCGACGGCCGCCTCGGCGCCGCCTGCGGCATCGAATACGCAGCGCAGGCGATGGCGGTGCACGGTGCGCTGCTGGCAACGACCGGCGACAAGCCGCGGCAGGGCTACCTCGCCAGCGTGCGCGGCGTCGACTTCTGCGCCGAGCGACTCGACGCCGTCGCCGGCGACCTCGACATCGACGCCGAGCGCCTCTCCGGCGACGGCAACAACGTGCTCTACCAGTTCGCCGTGCGCGGCGACGGCCGCCTGCTGCTCGCCGGACGGGCGGCGGTGATCCTCGACGCGGAAGGACGATGA
- a CDS encoding beta-ketoacyl synthase chain length factor, translating into MSAKLAAWIDGIGVLAPGLADWPSARAVLAGETTYVAAPTVLPAPAILPPAERRRASRLVKLALAIGIEAVSHAGADAATLATVFSSSCGDGHNCHALCEQLASDDRAVSPTRFHNSVHNTAAGYWGIATGAMAPCQVLCAYDWSFGAGLVEALAQVATTRAPVLLIAYDAEYPEPIHAMRPTRDAAGVALLLSPARSDSSVAGLSLRPDDGPADTLADPALETLRTNIPALRALPLLARIARGAAGETGIDYLAPLRLVVEVLP; encoded by the coding sequence ATGAGCGCGAAACTCGCTGCCTGGATCGACGGCATCGGCGTGCTGGCGCCGGGCCTCGCCGACTGGCCGAGCGCGCGCGCGGTGCTCGCCGGCGAAACGACCTATGTCGCCGCGCCGACCGTGCTGCCGGCGCCGGCGATCCTGCCGCCGGCCGAGCGCCGGCGCGCCAGCCGGCTGGTCAAGCTGGCGCTCGCCATCGGCATCGAAGCCGTCAGCCACGCCGGTGCCGACGCGGCGACGCTGGCCACCGTCTTCTCATCGTCCTGCGGCGACGGCCACAACTGCCACGCGCTGTGCGAGCAGCTCGCCTCCGACGACCGCGCGGTATCGCCGACGCGCTTCCACAACTCGGTGCATAACACCGCCGCCGGCTACTGGGGCATCGCCACCGGCGCGATGGCGCCGTGCCAGGTCCTGTGTGCCTACGACTGGAGCTTCGGCGCCGGCCTCGTCGAAGCGCTGGCGCAGGTGGCGACGACGCGCGCGCCGGTGCTGCTGATCGCCTACGACGCCGAGTATCCGGAGCCGATCCACGCCATGCGGCCGACGCGCGACGCCGCCGGCGTCGCGCTGCTGCTGTCGCCGGCGCGCAGCGACAGCAGCGTCGCCGGCCTCAGCCTGCGCCCCGACGACGGTCCCGCGGACACCCTCGCCGACCCGGCGCTGGAGACGCTGCGCACCAACATCCCGGCGCTGCGCGCGCTGCCGCTGCTCGCCCGCATCGCGCGCGGCGCGGCCGGCGAGACGGGCATCGACTACCTCGCGCCGCTGCGCCTCGTGGTCGAGGTGCTGCCGTGA
- a CDS encoding beta-ketoacyl-[acyl-carrier-protein] synthase family protein, with protein MIPLQLTHFTASTCLGRGLAPTLAALDAQANGLKRCDFETVDLDTWIGEVDGVDAIHLPAALARHDCRNNRLALLALETDGFADAVRTAIDRYGKRRVGCFLGTSTAGILQTELAYRRRDPATGALPPDFVYETTHNTYSVGGFVREYFGLEGPAAVVSTACSSSAKVFAQAARMIEVGLIDAALVGGVDSLCLTTLYGFASLELTSPQPCRPYDAARDGISIGEGAAYALLERAPAAPAADAVLLLGAGESSDAYHMSSPHPEGLGARLAMAAALADAGLAAGDIGYINLHGTATPANDAAEGKAVAALFGDRVPCSSTKGATGHTLGAAGAVEAVIGALALRHGLLPGSAQTRTLDPALAALGLDYLLANRRAPLRYVLSNSFGFGGSNCSLILGRAS; from the coding sequence GTGATCCCGCTGCAGCTCACCCATTTCACCGCCAGCACCTGCCTCGGCCGCGGCCTCGCGCCGACGCTGGCGGCGCTCGACGCGCAGGCGAACGGGCTGAAGCGCTGCGATTTCGAGACGGTGGACCTCGACACCTGGATCGGCGAGGTCGACGGCGTCGACGCCATCCACCTGCCAGCCGCGCTGGCCCGCCACGACTGCCGCAACAACCGCCTGGCGCTGCTCGCGCTGGAGACCGACGGCTTCGCCGACGCCGTGCGCACGGCGATCGACCGCTACGGCAAGCGCCGCGTCGGCTGCTTCCTCGGCACCAGCACCGCCGGCATCCTGCAGACCGAACTCGCCTACCGCCGGCGCGACCCGGCGACCGGCGCGCTGCCACCGGACTTCGTCTACGAGACGACGCACAACACCTACTCGGTCGGCGGCTTCGTGCGCGAGTATTTCGGTCTCGAAGGGCCGGCGGCGGTCGTCTCCACCGCCTGCTCGTCGTCGGCCAAGGTCTTCGCGCAGGCGGCGCGGATGATCGAGGTCGGACTGATCGACGCGGCACTGGTCGGCGGCGTCGACTCGCTGTGCCTGACCACGCTGTACGGCTTCGCCTCGCTCGAACTGACCTCGCCGCAGCCGTGCCGCCCGTACGACGCGGCGCGCGACGGCATCTCGATCGGCGAGGGCGCCGCCTACGCGCTGCTCGAACGCGCGCCGGCCGCGCCCGCCGCCGACGCGGTGCTGCTGCTCGGTGCCGGCGAATCGAGCGACGCCTACCACATGTCGTCGCCGCACCCGGAAGGGCTGGGTGCACGGCTGGCGATGGCAGCGGCGCTCGCCGACGCCGGCCTCGCCGCCGGCGACATCGGCTACATCAACCTGCACGGCACGGCGACGCCGGCCAACGACGCCGCCGAAGGCAAGGCCGTCGCCGCGCTGTTCGGCGACCGCGTACCCTGCAGCTCGACCAAGGGCGCCACCGGCCACACGCTGGGCGCCGCCGGCGCGGTGGAAGCGGTGATCGGCGCGCTAGCGCTGCGGCACGGGCTGCTGCCGGGCAGCGCGCAGACGCGCACGCTCGACCCGGCGCTCGCCGCGCTGGGCCTCGACTACCTGCTCGCCAATCGCCGCGCGCCGCTCAGGTACGTGCTCAGCAACTCGTTCGGCTTCGGCGGCAGCAACTGCAGCCTGATCCTGGGGCGTGCGTCATGA
- a CDS encoding class I SAM-dependent methyltransferase, protein MSQAFLSRLLDEATRGYRAGGRFAYHFARGKLAGDNLFRELLRRGVFPTRGHFLDLGCGQAVFASWLLAARRLFEHGDWPADWPEPPRVLGLRGVELMAKDIARARAVFAADDATVRIVQGDICATDFGRADVVTILDVLQYIDFARQEDILRRVHAALPAGGVFVTRIGDADAGLPFHICNWVDHAVTFVRGHRLPQLYTRSLGEWTALLDDIGFAVDSAPMSGRKPFANTLLVARALRAARPEAAAA, encoded by the coding sequence ATGAGCCAAGCCTTCCTTTCCCGACTGCTCGACGAGGCCACCCGCGGCTACCGCGCCGGCGGCCGTTTCGCCTACCACTTCGCCCGCGGCAAGCTCGCCGGCGACAACCTCTTCCGCGAGCTGCTGCGACGCGGCGTGTTCCCGACGCGCGGGCACTTCCTCGACCTCGGCTGCGGCCAGGCGGTATTCGCCTCCTGGCTGCTCGCCGCGCGCCGCCTGTTCGAGCACGGCGACTGGCCGGCGGACTGGCCGGAGCCGCCGCGCGTACTCGGGCTGCGCGGCGTCGAGCTGATGGCGAAGGACATCGCCCGCGCGCGCGCCGTCTTCGCCGCCGACGACGCGACCGTGCGCATCGTGCAGGGCGACATCTGTGCAACCGACTTCGGCCGCGCCGACGTCGTCACCATCCTCGACGTGCTGCAGTACATCGACTTCGCGCGGCAGGAGGACATCCTGCGCCGCGTGCATGCCGCGCTGCCGGCGGGCGGCGTCTTCGTCACGCGCATCGGCGACGCCGACGCCGGCCTGCCCTTCCACATCTGCAACTGGGTCGACCACGCGGTCACCTTCGTCCGCGGCCACCGCCTGCCGCAGCTCTACACGCGCAGCCTGGGCGAGTGGACGGCGCTGCTCGACGACATCGGCTTCGCCGTCGACTCGGCGCCGATGAGCGGCAGGAAGCCGTTCGCCAACACCCTGCTGGTCGCCCGCGCGCTGCGTGCGGCGCGCCCGGAAGCCGCAGCGGCCTGA
- a CDS encoding polysaccharide deacetylase family protein, which translates to MGRWQPSPAYTASAALHVAAAAGVAVAPALWPWALAAIIADHALLTVAGLLPRSTLLGPNVRRLPDDAAARGEVALTIDDGPEPTVTPQVLDLLDAAGARASFFVVGAEAKRHPALLREIVARGHAVENHSMHHLRRFAALGPGRMRAEIVDAQHCLADLTGRAPTFFRPTAGLRSPLLEPILAALDLHLASWTRRAYDTRRGDAAVVHDALARNLAGGDVLLLHDGNAARTTDGRPVILAALPKLLDTLAQRQLRSVTLASVIPPRS; encoded by the coding sequence ATGGGCCGCTGGCAACCAAGTCCCGCCTACACCGCCAGCGCCGCGCTGCACGTCGCCGCCGCAGCCGGCGTCGCCGTAGCGCCGGCGCTGTGGCCATGGGCGCTGGCCGCGATCATTGCCGACCACGCGCTGCTCACCGTCGCCGGCCTGCTGCCGCGCAGCACGCTGCTCGGCCCGAACGTGCGCCGGCTGCCGGACGACGCCGCAGCGCGCGGCGAGGTCGCGTTGACCATCGACGACGGCCCCGAGCCGACGGTGACGCCGCAGGTGCTCGACCTGCTCGACGCCGCCGGCGCCCGCGCCAGCTTCTTCGTCGTCGGCGCCGAAGCGAAGCGGCACCCGGCGTTGCTGCGCGAGATCGTCGCCCGCGGCCACGCCGTCGAGAACCACAGCATGCACCACCTGCGCCGCTTCGCCGCGCTCGGCCCCGGACGCATGCGCGCCGAGATCGTCGACGCGCAGCATTGCCTGGCCGACCTCACCGGCCGCGCGCCGACCTTCTTCCGGCCGACTGCCGGCCTGCGCAGCCCGCTGCTGGAGCCGATCCTCGCCGCGCTCGACCTGCACCTGGCGAGCTGGACGCGGCGCGCCTACGACACGCGGCGCGGCGACGCCGCCGTCGTGCACGACGCGCTCGCGCGCAACCTCGCCGGCGGCGACGTGCTGCTGCTGCACGACGGCAACGCCGCGCGCACCACCGACGGCCGGCCGGTGATCCTCGCCGCGCTGCCGAAGCTGCTCGACACGCTGGCGCAGCGGCAGCTGCGTTCGGTAACCCTCGCTTCCGTCATCCCACCCCGCTCATGA
- a CDS encoding alpha/beta hydrolase-fold protein, whose amino-acid sequence MNVVRHPAPAAADTLLVLLPGAYMTPQHFVDAGFVAARDAQGAALDLAIAGLDLAEISGGAALPAVRDAIVRPARRDYRRVWLGGISLGGFLALLYAARHADEVDGLCLFAPYPGSRITTGAIAAAGGLAAWTPTPEQRADPEFELWAWLQSDAAKPPVHIDYGRDDRFADGIAQLAAALPQACVGTRPGGHDWPVWAAAWNDFLAAGRPAIAER is encoded by the coding sequence ATGAACGTCGTCCGCCATCCGGCGCCCGCGGCAGCCGACACGCTGCTGGTGCTGCTCCCCGGCGCCTACATGACGCCGCAGCATTTCGTCGATGCCGGCTTCGTCGCCGCCCGCGACGCGCAGGGCGCCGCGCTCGACCTCGCCATCGCCGGCCTCGACCTCGCCGAGATCAGCGGCGGCGCAGCGCTGCCGGCGGTGCGCGACGCGATCGTCCGGCCGGCGCGGCGCGACTACCGCCGCGTCTGGCTCGGCGGCATCTCGCTCGGCGGCTTTCTCGCGCTGCTCTATGCCGCGCGCCATGCCGACGAGGTCGACGGCCTGTGCCTGTTCGCCCCCTACCCCGGCAGCCGCATCACCACCGGCGCGATCGCCGCCGCCGGCGGGCTGGCCGCGTGGACGCCGACGCCGGAGCAGCGCGCCGATCCGGAATTCGAGCTGTGGGCCTGGCTGCAATCGGACGCGGCGAAGCCGCCGGTCCATATCGACTACGGCCGCGACGACCGCTTCGCCGACGGCATCGCGCAGCTCGCCGCGGCGCTGCCGCAGGCGTGCGTCGGCACGCGGCCCGGCGGCCACGACTGGCCGGTGTGGGCCGCCGCGTGGAACGACTTCCTCGCCGCCGGGCGGCCGGCCATCGCCGAGCGCTGA